One Polyangiaceae bacterium genomic window carries:
- a CDS encoding AgmX/PglI C-terminal domain-containing protein, with amino-acid sequence MDATSCRVNITLHPSFFIALCAAFATGCSQAAPKNATQAPIVDTSPPAPAKPDVDIDGPRIRATLTEIEVNDRVLEWNPASVDRIQNIKPLFDALNTLRTAKPQALQSGECAVEIAPDVPFVAAASVLQTSAFAGCPTAWISTKSAWIKLQMPLPRPPGAAPTPDDKPSGRRQLALHIGANQINWEIVTVVRRPGPRNREELEPVSNRAVARDAKTSAEMTSSMMEACKGAPQPCPDGSWLTADASAHWSDVTNALGAIIVAQRNATRGGTGVMELHVSFRPRGNRPLGEQPPAIRMGATSVSGRLPPSEIQRVMRENFGAFRKCYENGLKKNPDLKGRVALRFVIDRDGRVSHASEDLAHTPADEQLPDEQVKACIVNALRGLEFPQPEGGIVTVVYPIMFSAGD; translated from the coding sequence ATGGATGCTACGTCCTGCCGCGTGAACATCACCCTGCATCCGAGCTTTTTCATTGCCCTGTGTGCAGCATTCGCCACCGGCTGTTCCCAAGCGGCGCCCAAAAACGCGACGCAAGCTCCTATCGTGGACACGAGTCCGCCGGCTCCCGCGAAGCCCGACGTCGACATCGATGGTCCACGTATTCGCGCAACGCTGACCGAAATCGAGGTCAACGACCGCGTTTTGGAATGGAACCCGGCGAGCGTGGACCGGATTCAGAACATCAAACCACTTTTCGATGCGCTGAATACGCTTCGAACTGCCAAGCCACAGGCATTGCAGTCGGGTGAATGTGCGGTCGAAATTGCGCCTGACGTGCCCTTCGTGGCTGCGGCGAGCGTGCTTCAAACGAGCGCATTCGCTGGTTGTCCGACTGCATGGATATCGACGAAATCCGCATGGATCAAGCTGCAGATGCCGCTGCCAAGGCCCCCGGGTGCTGCGCCCACGCCCGATGACAAACCCTCCGGGCGGCGGCAGTTGGCATTGCACATTGGAGCGAATCAGATCAATTGGGAAATCGTCACCGTCGTGCGAAGACCGGGCCCGCGCAATCGAGAAGAACTCGAGCCGGTATCGAATCGAGCCGTCGCGCGCGACGCGAAAACCTCGGCCGAGATGACTTCGAGCATGATGGAGGCGTGCAAGGGCGCACCACAGCCTTGCCCTGACGGCTCGTGGCTCACGGCGGATGCAAGCGCGCATTGGAGCGACGTGACGAATGCACTCGGCGCCATCATCGTAGCGCAACGAAATGCAACCCGTGGCGGCACCGGCGTCATGGAACTTCACGTGAGCTTTCGGCCGCGTGGCAATCGGCCGTTGGGCGAGCAGCCTCCGGCAATTCGCATGGGCGCCACCTCCGTATCCGGGCGCTTGCCTCCTTCCGAAATTCAACGTGTCATGCGGGAAAACTTTGGCGCTTTTCGGAAGTGTTATGAAAACGGACTGAAAAAGAACCCAGATTTGAAGGGGCGCGTGGCATTGCGATTCGTGATCGATCGAGATGGCCGCGTCTCGCACGCGTCCGAGGACCTCGCGCACACGCCCGCTGATGAGCAGTTGCCCGACGAGCAGGTGAAAGCATGCATCGTGAATGCATTGCGGGGTCTGGAATTCCCGCAGCCAGAGGGTGGCATCGTCACGGTGGTGTATCCGATTATGTTTTCGGCCGGGGATTGA